In one Streptomyces sp. T12 genomic region, the following are encoded:
- a CDS encoding glycosyltransferase — translation MPCHTRHGGSPSARPSLIWPLLASGDPLSPHCRPDITVVIATQLRPERLGYLAELHASLTRQTVPWEAVLVLDGAPRTLLPQPLATDPRFRVVELPRPVGAAAARNLGLSGVRTPFVCYSDDDDLLPADSLAIRHQRITETDLGWVAGWSADLHPDGTTTIWRCPTPPGVHQPGDVTEYWASPEAQIPLGQTMLLARTELVVAAGGHGGLPQGEDFVMVNGVTNLAPGELLPHVVYYYRKHPAQMTAGGAAYRELEGPSREFAFRHGRALRAALNHARTDRLELAV, via the coding sequence GTGCCCTGCCACACCCGCCACGGCGGCAGCCCGTCCGCCCGCCCGTCGCTGATCTGGCCCCTACTCGCCTCTGGAGACCCTCTGTCCCCGCATTGCCGCCCCGACATCACGGTCGTCATCGCCACCCAGCTGCGGCCCGAACGCCTGGGCTACCTCGCCGAACTACACGCCAGCCTCACCCGGCAGACCGTGCCGTGGGAGGCCGTCCTCGTCCTCGACGGCGCGCCCCGCACGCTCCTGCCTCAACCGCTCGCCACCGATCCACGCTTCCGCGTGGTGGAACTCCCGCGCCCGGTCGGCGCCGCTGCCGCCCGCAACCTCGGGCTCAGCGGCGTCCGCACTCCCTTCGTCTGCTACAGCGACGACGACGATCTCCTGCCGGCCGACAGCCTCGCCATCCGCCACCAGCGGATCACCGAAACCGATCTGGGCTGGGTCGCGGGCTGGAGCGCGGACCTGCACCCGGACGGCACCACCACGATCTGGCGCTGCCCCACACCGCCCGGCGTCCACCAGCCTGGTGACGTGACCGAGTACTGGGCCAGCCCCGAGGCACAGATCCCGCTCGGCCAGACCATGCTCTTGGCCCGCACCGAACTCGTCGTGGCCGCCGGCGGGCACGGGGGACTGCCCCAGGGCGAGGACTTCGTTATGGTCAACGGCGTCACCAACCTCGCACCGGGCGAGCTACTGCCGCACGTCGTCTACTACTACCGCAAGCACCCCGCCCAGATGACCGCCGGCGGCGCCGCGTACCGCGAACTGGAGGGCCCCTCCCGCGAGTTCGCGTTCCGCCACGGCCGTGCACTGCGCGCCGCGCTGAACCATGCGCGCACCGACCGGCTGGAGTTGGCGGTCTGA
- a CDS encoding AAA family ATPase has protein sequence MARLLADRPADTLTIGDMARQLGHSHGAVRNAALTLVRRGEADQGGTGQPEFRANAKTAAAAQTAVISPPGTHSPRAQAARARTTMPAAAPPRQTGPIRRAGGQLYHPRELADLPDVEALNRLRDADVPVLLYGPPGTGKTSLVEAAFPDLLTVAGDGDTTVGDLIGEYTQDDAGAYVFQYGPLVTAMTEGRALLIDDATLISPKVLAALYPAMDGRRQIQVKAHKGETIKAEPGFYVVAGHNPGVHGAVLTEALASRFSVQIQIGTDYDLALALRIDARVVRVARHLAHQVELGELGWAPQLRELLSYQKTEAVLGTKAALANLVGIAPVEDRDAVAAAVIKAVGVKKIAPLTLGKQLPASAARQPPGSTGSAHRGRSR, from the coding sequence GTGGCCCGACTGCTGGCCGACCGGCCGGCGGACACGCTCACCATCGGGGACATGGCCAGGCAGCTGGGCCACTCCCACGGCGCCGTCCGCAACGCCGCCCTCACCCTGGTGCGACGCGGCGAGGCCGACCAAGGCGGAACCGGACAACCGGAGTTCCGCGCGAACGCGAAAACCGCCGCAGCCGCGCAGACCGCTGTGATCAGCCCCCCGGGCACCCACTCTCCCCGCGCCCAGGCGGCCAGGGCCCGCACGACCATGCCCGCAGCAGCCCCGCCCAGGCAGACCGGCCCGATCCGCCGCGCGGGGGGCCAGCTCTACCACCCCCGGGAGCTGGCCGATCTGCCCGACGTCGAGGCGTTGAATCGCCTGCGCGACGCCGACGTGCCGGTGCTGCTCTACGGCCCTCCGGGCACCGGCAAGACGAGTCTGGTCGAGGCGGCGTTCCCGGACCTGCTCACCGTCGCCGGCGACGGCGACACCACGGTCGGCGACTTGATCGGCGAGTACACACAGGACGACGCGGGAGCCTACGTCTTCCAGTACGGTCCGCTGGTCACCGCGATGACCGAGGGCCGCGCCCTGCTGATCGACGATGCCACCTTGATCTCACCGAAGGTCCTGGCGGCGCTGTATCCCGCGATGGACGGGCGCAGGCAGATCCAGGTCAAGGCCCACAAGGGCGAGACCATCAAGGCCGAGCCGGGCTTCTACGTGGTGGCGGGCCACAATCCCGGCGTCCACGGCGCGGTGTTGACGGAGGCGCTCGCGAGCCGGTTCAGCGTGCAGATCCAGATCGGCACGGACTATGACCTCGCCCTGGCGCTGAGGATCGATGCCCGGGTGGTCCGGGTCGCCCGACACCTCGCCCACCAAGTCGAACTCGGCGAGCTGGGCTGGGCCCCCCAACTGCGAGAACTGCTCAGCTACCAGAAGACCGAGGCCGTCCTCGGCACCAAAGCCGCGCTCGCGAACCTGGTCGGCATCGCTCCTGTGGAGGATCGCGACGCCGTCGCCGCCGCCGTCATCAAGGCAGTCGGCGTCAAGAAGATCGCGCCCCTCACCCTCGGCAAGCAGCTCCCCGCCTCAGCCGCCCGGCAGCCCCCGGGCAGCACCGGCTCCGCACACCGGGGCCGCTCGCGATGA